The Enterobacter asburiae sequence GATCTGTATTGCGCAAAAAGTGCTGTGCAATGGCATAGTCGCCCTGGGTTTCCGGTTTCGCATAGCCGAGGCTTTTTGCGAACAGCTCGCGGGTGCGTTCCACGGCGTGCTGCTGTTTTGCGATGTGGTGGCGGCGGTTATAGAACAGGCTCGCCAGCGGTTCGCGGGCGGTGTGCCAGTCCATGCCGTGCTTTACGCCGTGCGCCAGACGCGTGACCAGCGCGGCGCTTTTCACCAGCCCCTGGGCGTCGATGATTGCGTCGTAGCGCTGCGCCTGCACCGTTTCACGGAAGGCTTTACGCTCGGCTTTAATCGGCGCGGAGAACCACGCTTTGCGCCAGCGGCGAATCGCGACCGGGATCACGCGGTCAACCGCTTCATGCCAGGTGGGGATCTGCGCGAAGCCTTCTTCCACCACCCAGTCAAAACGGATGCCGGGGATGGCCCGCATAGCGTCCGTCAGCGACGGCAGCGTATGCAGAACATCGCCCATTGAGGAGGTTTTAACGATCAATACCCGCATCCGTTATCCTTCTTCGCTCAACAGCAGTTCGTTGAGCTCTTCGAGAACGCGCTGCGGGGTAATATCGATCAGGCTCTGATGGTAGCCTTCTGCGGCATCGCCCTTGCGTACCTTGTGGTAGCCGGTGATCAGGCGGATGACGCGCGCTTTGTGCGACAAGGGCGGGGTGAAGTCCGGGCTGCTTGGGCCATACAGCGCGACCAGCGGACGGTCCAGTGCGGCGGCGACGTGCATCAGGCCAGAGTCATTGCTGACCACGGCTTTACAGGCGGCAATCAGGATAACCGCCTGTTCAAGCTGCGTTTCTCCTGCCAGGTTGCGGCACCAGGCCTGTTGTTCATTGCTCAGCGTGGCGAGTATTTCGTTGCCCGCCTCGTGGTCCTTCGCCGAGCCAAACAGCACAATCTGGTAGCCTTCGTCGATCAGCTGTTTCGCCAGTTCGGCGTAGTGGTAGTGCGGCCAGCGCTTTGCCGGACCAAATTCCGCGCCAGGGCAGAAGCCAATCATCGGGCGTTCAGA is a genomic window containing:
- the rfaC gene encoding lipopolysaccharide heptosyltransferase RfaC, with translation MRVLIVKTSSMGDVLHTLPSLTDAMRAIPGIRFDWVVEEGFAQIPTWHEAVDRVIPVAIRRWRKAWFSAPIKAERKAFRETVQAQRYDAIIDAQGLVKSAALVTRLAHGVKHGMDWHTAREPLASLFYNRRHHIAKQQHAVERTRELFAKSLGYAKPETQGDYAIAQHFLRNTDPCAQPYLVFLHATTRDDKHWPETHWRRLIELMQPSGIHIKLPWGAEHERQRAERLAAGFTHVEVLPKLTLAQVAAELAGANAVVSVDTGLSHLTAALDRPNITLFGPTDPGLIGGYGKNQHQMVSPTQQTKDISADAIFSFLQGSRWLSNRDI